A single genomic interval of Nostoc commune NIES-4072 harbors:
- a CDS encoding phosphate-starvation-inducible PsiE family protein, protein MYKSVENTPISMYEINRGRVVRTLEFIQDVIVISLCIGLFSFMVLQVRDMFLSLLPPLDFHAVTADILFLLILVELFRLLIIYLQEHRVSIGVAVEVSIVSALREVIVKGVLETSWSQVLATCAFLLVLGVLLFLRVWLPPTFEGIDPEQEVSKRYRSRAKSELIQNNGH, encoded by the coding sequence ATGTATAAATCTGTTGAGAATACCCCGATTAGTATGTACGAAATCAATCGTGGGCGCGTCGTGCGAACCTTGGAATTTATCCAAGATGTGATTGTAATTTCTTTGTGTATCGGTTTATTTAGCTTCATGGTGCTTCAGGTGAGAGATATGTTTCTCTCGTTACTCCCGCCTCTAGATTTTCATGCTGTTACTGCCGATATTCTCTTTTTACTTATCTTAGTTGAGCTATTCCGACTGCTGATTATTTACCTACAGGAACATCGAGTATCTATTGGGGTAGCTGTTGAAGTTTCCATCGTTTCTGCCTTGCGAGAAGTCATTGTTAAAGGTGTTCTAGAAACAAGTTGGAGTCAAGTATTAGCAACTTGTGCCTTTTTATTAGTCCTGGGAGTACTACTGTTCCTCCGAGTTTGGCTACCCCCTACCTTTGAAGGTATCGATCCCGAACAAGAAGTATCTAAACGCTATAGAAGCCGAGCCAAGTCTGAATTAATACAAAACAATGGTCATTAA
- a CDS encoding diflavin flavoprotein has product MSTAATLTPNHSRDVQVVEIGKNTLILRSRTWDRLKFEVEYSRQRGTTANSYLIQADKKALIDPPGESFTEIYLQQLAQHLNFTTLDYIVLGHVNPNRSATLQVLLSQVPQATIICSRPAANALKTAFPELESRIQAVRSGDTLDLGQGHHLSFVTVPTPRWADGLCTYDAATKILYTDKLFGAHICDDTLFDEDWKGLDAERRYYFECLHAPQAKQVEVALDKLSALGARCYAPAHGPVVRYSLSRFTYDYRQWCQGQKSQELSVALLYASAYGNTAILANAIAQGLIQNGVNVESINCELADSAEINRIVETCDGLIIGSPTLGGHAPTQIQTALGIVLSVAAKTKLAGVFGSYGWSGEAIDLIESKLKDANYQLGFETLRVRFSPTPEILQQCQEAGALFAQNLKKTKKLRSSRQVVTEAHVDRTEQAVGRIIGSLCVVTTRDEETHKGVLTSWVSQATFNPPGIMIAIANEQNAELMHHPGDKFVLNILKEGRNVRRYFSRHSTLGDNPFANLDTKTALNGCLILNEALAYLECTVQNQLECGDRWLIYAVIDHGEVLENEGVTALEHRKSGSYY; this is encoded by the coding sequence ATGTCTACTGCCGCCACATTAACGCCCAACCATAGCAGAGATGTACAAGTTGTTGAAATTGGTAAAAATACTCTGATTCTACGATCGCGGACTTGGGACAGATTAAAATTTGAGGTGGAGTATTCCCGCCAACGAGGAACTACAGCGAATTCTTATCTGATTCAAGCAGATAAAAAGGCTTTAATTGACCCTCCTGGCGAATCTTTTACCGAAATTTACCTTCAGCAACTTGCACAACATTTAAACTTCACCACGCTAGATTACATTGTTCTCGGTCATGTCAATCCCAACCGCAGCGCAACTCTGCAAGTATTGCTCTCTCAAGTTCCTCAAGCCACTATAATTTGTTCTCGCCCCGCCGCCAATGCTCTCAAAACCGCCTTTCCCGAATTGGAGTCACGTATTCAAGCGGTGCGATCGGGGGATACTCTAGATTTAGGACAAGGACATCATCTATCATTTGTCACCGTACCAACTCCCCGGTGGGCGGATGGACTTTGTACTTATGATGCTGCCACAAAAATTCTCTACACAGATAAACTTTTTGGCGCTCATATTTGCGACGATACTTTGTTTGATGAAGATTGGAAAGGGTTAGATGCGGAACGTCGTTACTATTTTGAATGTCTCCATGCGCCCCAAGCTAAACAAGTTGAAGTAGCCTTAGATAAATTGTCAGCTTTGGGAGCCAGATGTTATGCCCCAGCACACGGCCCAGTTGTCCGTTACAGCCTCAGCCGTTTTACTTATGATTACCGTCAATGGTGTCAAGGGCAAAAATCTCAAGAATTGAGTGTCGCTTTGCTTTATGCTTCTGCTTATGGAAATACAGCAATTCTGGCGAATGCGATCGCTCAAGGTTTGATCCAAAATGGAGTTAATGTAGAATCGATTAACTGTGAACTAGCCGATTCTGCGGAGATTAACCGCATTGTAGAAACTTGCGATGGCTTGATTATCGGTTCACCCACTTTAGGCGGACATGCACCTACTCAAATTCAAACTGCTTTAGGAATAGTTCTCTCTGTGGCGGCTAAAACTAAGTTAGCAGGGGTATTTGGTTCTTACGGTTGGAGTGGCGAGGCAATAGATTTAATAGAAAGCAAGCTTAAAGATGCTAATTATCAACTAGGATTTGAAACACTTCGGGTGCGTTTCAGTCCTACTCCTGAGATTCTTCAGCAGTGTCAAGAAGCAGGTGCTTTATTTGCCCAAAACTTGAAGAAAACTAAAAAACTGCGTTCTTCCCGCCAGGTTGTGACAGAAGCCCATGTAGATCGTACCGAACAAGCAGTGGGGCGGATCATTGGTTCTCTGTGTGTTGTGACAACTCGTGATGAAGAAACTCACAAAGGGGTTTTAACTTCTTGGGTATCGCAGGCAACTTTTAACCCGCCAGGAATTATGATTGCGATCGCTAACGAGCAAAATGCAGAGTTAATGCATCATCCTGGTGATAAATTTGTGTTGAATATCCTTAAAGAAGGAAGAAATGTCCGACGGTATTTTTCTCGTCACAGCACTTTAGGCGATAATCCCTTTGCGAATCTTGACACAAAAACTGCTCTTAATGGTTGTTTGATTTTGAATGAGGCATTAGCCTATTTAGAATGTACGGTGCAAAATCAGCTTGAATGTGGCGATCGATGGTTAATTTATGCCGTCATCGATCACGGTGAAGTGTTGGAAAATGAAGGTGTCACTGCTTTGGAGCATCGTAAATCTGGTAGTTATTATTAA
- a CDS encoding CHAT domain-containing protein, translating to MDKEIREVEECIRRAVRRDTFDVDIRTAVRPQDIRRAIAEEKPQIVHFCGHGLEDGSLLLEDNEGQNKAVPPEGLASLFELHADYVNCVLLNACHSVKSAEAISKYINFAIGMNQEIQDKSAIQFAQGFYDGLGYTTSEIQGVFPRAFQEGLVAIKLENLSQAEIPVIKTRINIDKPQKTKEISLMDSISLIVAALGTGALAATKDTAGTAVKDAYQGLKTLIKKKFAEQGKEDDSNIIDKHEKKLDSEAFKAMLKEELINLGVDKDAEIIKLAQELLKQEKPKESVPSKTNVVFQGEVKGSQVGDHNKQENKFA from the coding sequence TTGGATAAAGAAATTAGGGAAGTTGAAGAATGCATCCGACGTGCCGTAAGGCGGGATACGTTTGATGTTGATATTAGGACTGCTGTTAGGCCCCAGGATATTCGCAGAGCTATCGCAGAAGAAAAACCCCAAATTGTCCATTTCTGCGGACACGGTTTAGAAGATGGAAGTTTGTTGTTAGAAGATAATGAAGGACAGAACAAAGCTGTGCCACCAGAAGGGCTGGCATCGCTGTTTGAATTACACGCAGATTATGTAAACTGTGTGCTATTAAATGCTTGCCACTCTGTCAAATCTGCCGAGGCAATTAGTAAATATATTAATTTTGCCATTGGCATGAACCAGGAGATTCAGGATAAATCCGCAATCCAGTTCGCTCAAGGTTTTTATGATGGATTGGGTTACACAACTTCAGAAATTCAAGGTGTATTTCCAAGAGCGTTTCAGGAAGGTTTAGTGGCGATTAAACTAGAAAACCTTTCCCAAGCGGAAATTCCAGTTATTAAAACAAGAATAAATATAGATAAACCACAAAAAACAAAGGAGATTTCTTTAATGGATTCTATTTCTCTCATTGTTGCTGCTTTAGGTACTGGTGCGCTTGCTGCTACTAAGGATACGGCAGGAACAGCAGTTAAAGATGCTTATCAGGGTTTGAAAACGTTGATTAAAAAGAAGTTTGCTGAACAGGGTAAAGAAGATGATAGCAATATTATAGACAAGCATGAGAAAAAGCTGGATTCAGAAGCCTTTAAAGCGATGCTTAAAGAAGAGTTAATCAATCTAGGAGTTGATAAGGATGCAGAAATTATTAAGTTAGCACAGGAGTTACTGAAACAGGAAAAGCCTAAAGAGTCAGTACCAAGTAAAACCAATGTAGTGTTTCAAGGTGAAGTTAAAGGTTCCCAGGTCGGTGATCACAACAAACAAGAAAACAAATTTGCTTAA
- a CDS encoding WD40 repeat domain-containing protein, translating to MTEDNPKNHTEFQGEVKGVQVGDHNIIYNYFYYREEVKPTSVDVADDNLPCPYRGLFHFSPNDAEFFFGREVCTVELFEATQTCNFIPVLGASGSGKSSIVLAGLVPKLQNEGHWLFTHFRPDSDPFHALALALVPLYTPDLNATERIAQARQLAKYLQNKDVLLADVFGQIHQNHPTHQVLLIADQFEEIYTLCTDHKIRRNFLDTLLASFPSCPSQSHYKHVLVATMRADFLGNALLYPPFGDLLKTDIKLIRSMNYEELEQVIVKPAKTLEVTFQEGLVKRILHDVESEPGNLPLLEFALTELWKQRKGKQLTHAAYEDIGEVKGALARHADKKYGNLTDDEKKKVRRIFIQLVRPGEGTEDTRRLATKAELGEASWGLVKQLADARLVVTSRNPEDQETVEVVHEALIRNWSQLQQWMNTDRIFRAWQDRLRIGIDQWKKTQRDEGALLRGVALADAEQKLKERREYLCEEEEEFIQTSIELRDREQKEQERRRWSQEINQINTLAQVSDGFLYSDRRKAVKSSVMAAEKMLGLPYVDEDTRIQVELALLNTVHNVVAPNTLGGHANSVNGVSFSPDGKMLASASDDHTVKLWDTFTRQEIKTLTGHTNWVWRVSFSPDGKMLASASKDKTVKLWDTSTGQEIQTLTGHTNEVNRISFSPNGKMLASASYDKTIKLWDTSIGKEIKTLTGHTNEVWEVNFSPDGKMLASASHDNTVKLWDISTGKEIKTLTGHTNEVWGVSFSPDGKMLASASKDKTVKLWDTSTSKEIKTLTGHTDAVLGVSFSPDGKMLASASDDNTVKLWDTSTGKEIKTLTGHTDAVWEVHFSPDGKMLASASVDNTVKLWSTSTGQEIQTLTGHTEEVGWVSFSPDGKMLASASADNTVKLWDTSNGKEIKTLTGHTNWVLGVSFSPDGTMLASASDDNTVKLWDTSNGKEIKTLTEHTNCVKWVSFSPDGKILASASDDNTVKLWDTSNGKEIKTLTGHRNAVWGVNFSPDGTMLASASADNTVKLWNTFTGKEIKTLTGHRDVVRGVSFSPDGKMLASASVDNTVKLWDTSTGKEIKTLTEHTNEVNRISFSPDGKMLASASADNTVKLWDTSTGKEIKTLTGHTERVLGVSFSPDGKMLASASADNTVKLWRWDFEYLLKEGRNFMREYFKTNPPDNESDKHLCDGVGIPISVDIQAELNALHEILAKLETSDRRKIGNAFEDAQEELNKPQPDKNEVRKALDRAFDYAKKAEGFASMIGKLRPHITNITAWLGDNWQLDFGQSFLL from the coding sequence ATGACTGAAGATAATCCCAAAAACCACACAGAGTTTCAAGGTGAAGTTAAAGGTGTTCAGGTTGGCGATCACAACATTATCTACAACTACTTCTATTACAGGGAAGAGGTAAAACCTACATCTGTTGATGTTGCTGATGACAATCTTCCTTGTCCTTATCGCGGTTTGTTTCACTTTAGTCCCAATGATGCAGAGTTTTTCTTTGGACGTGAGGTATGTACAGTAGAACTTTTCGAGGCGACTCAAACCTGTAATTTTATACCCGTTTTGGGTGCTTCTGGAAGTGGTAAATCTTCGATAGTTCTGGCGGGATTGGTGCCCAAACTTCAAAATGAAGGTCACTGGCTATTTACTCACTTCCGTCCCGATTCAGATCCTTTCCATGCCCTGGCTTTAGCGCTAGTTCCACTTTATACTCCAGATTTGAATGCTACTGAACGGATAGCTCAAGCTCGTCAGTTAGCAAAATATTTGCAGAATAAAGATGTGCTTCTAGCTGATGTATTTGGCCAGATTCATCAAAATCATCCCACGCATCAGGTGTTGCTAATTGCCGATCAATTTGAAGAAATTTATACTCTATGCACGGATCATAAAATTCGCCGTAATTTCCTGGATACTTTATTAGCTAGCTTTCCATCTTGTCCTTCTCAATCACACTACAAGCATGTACTAGTTGCAACAATGCGGGCAGATTTCTTGGGAAATGCGCTGTTATATCCTCCTTTTGGAGATCTATTAAAAACTGATATCAAGCTTATCAGGTCAATGAATTATGAAGAACTTGAGCAAGTAATTGTTAAGCCTGCTAAGACGTTAGAGGTAACTTTTCAAGAGGGACTGGTAAAACGTATTTTGCATGATGTAGAGTCAGAACCCGGTAATTTACCTCTGTTGGAGTTTGCATTAACAGAATTGTGGAAGCAGCGAAAGGGAAAACAGTTAACTCATGCAGCTTATGAGGACATAGGTGAGGTAAAAGGTGCCCTAGCTCGCCATGCTGATAAAAAATATGGCAACTTAACAGATGACGAGAAGAAAAAAGTACGGCGAATTTTCATCCAATTAGTGCGTCCGGGGGAAGGAACAGAAGATACGCGGCGATTGGCGACGAAAGCCGAATTAGGTGAAGCAAGCTGGGGATTGGTGAAACAATTAGCAGATGCGCGATTAGTAGTTACTAGTCGTAATCCAGAAGATCAAGAAACAGTGGAGGTTGTCCATGAAGCGCTGATTCGTAATTGGAGTCAATTACAACAATGGATGAACACAGACCGTATTTTTCGCGCTTGGCAAGATCGGTTGCGAATAGGAATCGATCAATGGAAAAAGACGCAGCGAGATGAAGGGGCATTGTTGCGGGGTGTAGCGTTGGCGGATGCGGAACAAAAGCTCAAAGAACGCCGAGAATATCTGTGCGAAGAAGAGGAAGAATTTATCCAGACTAGTATAGAACTGCGCGATCGCGAACAAAAAGAGCAAGAACGCAGAAGGTGGAGTCAGGAAATCAATCAAATTAATACCTTAGCTCAAGTTTCTGATGGATTTTTGTACTCAGATAGACGAAAAGCTGTCAAATCAAGTGTAATGGCTGCTGAAAAAATGCTTGGTTTACCTTACGTAGATGAAGATACCCGCATCCAGGTAGAACTGGCGTTATTAAATACAGTTCACAATGTTGTCGCACCCAATACTTTGGGAGGACACGCAAACTCGGTTAATGGGGTTAGCTTCAGTCCTGATGGTAAAATGCTGGCTTCTGCGAGTGATGACCACACGGTGAAACTGTGGGATACCTTCACTAGACAAGAAATTAAAACCCTAACTGGGCATACAAACTGGGTTTGGCGGGTCAGCTTCAGCCCCGATGGTAAAATGCTGGCTTCTGCCAGTAAAGATAAGACGGTGAAACTATGGGATACCTCCACCGGACAAGAAATTCAAACCCTAACTGGGCATACAAATGAGGTTAATAGGATCAGCTTCAGCCCCAATGGTAAAATGCTGGCTTCTGCGAGTTATGACAAGACGATAAAACTGTGGGATACTTCCATCGGCAAAGAAATTAAAACCCTAACTGGACATACAAACGAGGTTTGGGAGGTCAACTTCAGCCCCGATGGTAAAATGCTGGCTTCTGCGAGTCATGACAACACGGTAAAACTGTGGGATATCTCCACCGGCAAAGAAATTAAAACCCTAACTGGACATACAAACGAGGTTTGGGGGGTCAGCTTCAGCCCCGATGGTAAAATGCTGGCTTCTGCCAGTAAAGATAAGACGGTGAAACTGTGGGATACCTCTACCAGCAAAGAAATTAAAACCCTAACTGGGCATACAGATGCGGTTTTGGGGGTCAGCTTCAGCCCCGATGGTAAAATGCTGGCTTCTGCCAGTGATGACAACACGGTAAAACTGTGGGATACTTCCACCGGCAAAGAAATTAAAACCCTAACTGGGCATACAGATGCGGTTTGGGAGGTTCACTTCAGCCCCGATGGTAAAATGCTGGCTTCTGCCAGTGTTGACAATACGGTAAAACTGTGGAGTACCTCCACCGGACAAGAAATTCAAACCCTAACTGGGCATACAGAAGAGGTTGGGTGGGTCAGCTTCAGTCCCGATGGTAAAATGCTGGCTTCTGCAAGTGCTGACAACACAGTAAAACTGTGGGATACCTCTAACGGCAAAGAAATTAAAACCCTAACTGGGCATACAAACTGGGTTTTGGGGGTCAGCTTCAGCCCTGATGGTACAATGCTGGCTTCTGCCAGTGATGACAACACGGTAAAACTGTGGGATACCTCTAACGGCAAAGAAATTAAAACCCTAACTGAGCATACAAACTGTGTTAAGTGGGTTAGCTTCAGCCCCGATGGGAAAATTCTGGCTTCTGCCAGTGATGACAACACGGTAAAACTGTGGGATACCTCTAACGGCAAAGAAATTAAAACCCTAACTGGGCATAGAAATGCGGTTTGGGGAGTCAACTTCAGCCCCGATGGTACAATGCTGGCTTCTGCAAGTGCTGACAACACGGTAAAACTGTGGAATACTTTCACCGGCAAAGAAATTAAAACCCTAACTGGGCATAGAGATGTGGTTCGGGGGGTCAGTTTCAGCCCCGATGGTAAAATGCTGGCTTCTGCAAGTGTTGACAACACCGTAAAACTGTGGGATACCTCCACTGGCAAAGAAATTAAAACCCTGACTGAGCATACAAACGAGGTTAATAGGATCAGCTTCAGCCCCGATGGTAAAATGCTGGCTTCTGCAAGTGCTGACAACACAGTGAAATTGTGGGATACCTCCACTGGCAAAGAAATTAAAACCTTAACTGGGCATACAGAACGGGTTTTGGGAGTCAGCTTCAGCCCCGATGGTAAAATGCTGGCTTCTGCAAGTGCTGACAACACCGTAAAACTGTGGAGATGGGATTTTGAGTATTTACTTAAGGAAGGGCGCAATTTTATGCGCGAGTACTTTAAAACTAATCCCCCTGATAATGAGAGCGATAAGCATCTGTGTGACGGTGTAGGCATTCCTATAAGCGTCGACATACAAGCAGAACTCAATGCCTTACATGAGATCCTAGCGAAGTTAGAAACCTCAGACCGTCGTAAAATTGGCAATGCCTTTGAAGATGCCCAGGAGGAGCTAAATAAGCCACAACCAGATAAAAACGAGGTGCGTAAGGCATTAGACCGAGCTTTTGACTATGCAAAGAAAGCCGAAGGGTTTGCTTCTATGATCGGAAAACTTCGGCCACATATCACTAACATTACTGCTTGGCTAGGTGATAATTGGCAATTGGACTTTGGACAAAGCTTTCTTCTTTAG